The following are encoded in a window of Natrononativus amylolyticus genomic DNA:
- a CDS encoding alpha/beta fold hydrolase: MSVEYFESSGHCPTLEEPERFNRVMAEFVAALWRVRGVYTGGRQITST, translated from the coding sequence GTGAGCGTCGAGTACTTCGAGTCGAGCGGCCACTGTCCGACCCTCGAGGAGCCCGAGCGGTTCAATCGCGTCATGGCCGAGTTCGTCGCTGCGCTGTGGCGAGTTCGCGGAGTCTACACCGGGGGACGACAGATTACATCGACGTAA
- a CDS encoding ABC transporter substrate-binding protein, which translates to MPDDGYHKSRRTLLKAVGAGGIAALSGCLGDDDDTEYVRPIDIESFPPEEYESSVNVWNWYTDWVDWHTEPFQESYEGIDQVNAQAYSGPSEWYSRLEAGNDEIDTISATNEWVVRAMNNDYLEPLPVDRMEAWDVLTPLAREDAEEHYSMDGEIYAIPEAVVMQPSLTYNEEYFDSPPDSWSILWDEELEGMMFMEDWAEVSCRIAALYTGQDPNDPDDFDEIEEVLVQQRDLNVTYWNEFSSAMEMFVNEEIVVGPLRDGRTWMARFLNDAPINYAVPDEGMMYTYDNFVIPEGAPNPRAAAAWIDHGGQVSSRVQLFAEMGYVPPIENLETELTEVVSEEEAAFADWLDPDELIFIEPLEEEVLDRYDEIWTTVVAG; encoded by the coding sequence ATGCCTGACGATGGCTATCACAAGAGCCGCCGAACGCTCCTCAAGGCCGTTGGAGCGGGGGGAATCGCTGCTCTCTCTGGGTGTCTGGGAGACGACGACGATACGGAGTACGTCCGCCCGATCGATATCGAGTCGTTTCCGCCGGAGGAGTACGAGTCATCGGTGAACGTCTGGAACTGGTACACAGACTGGGTCGACTGGCACACCGAGCCGTTCCAGGAGAGTTACGAGGGGATCGACCAGGTGAACGCGCAGGCGTACTCGGGTCCGAGCGAGTGGTACTCTCGCCTCGAGGCCGGCAACGACGAGATCGACACCATCTCGGCGACAAACGAGTGGGTCGTCCGTGCGATGAACAACGACTACCTCGAGCCGCTCCCGGTCGACCGGATGGAGGCCTGGGACGTCCTGACGCCGCTCGCTCGGGAGGACGCCGAGGAACACTACAGTATGGACGGCGAGATCTACGCCATCCCAGAAGCGGTCGTGATGCAGCCATCGCTGACGTACAACGAAGAGTACTTCGACAGCCCGCCGGACTCCTGGAGCATCCTCTGGGACGAGGAACTCGAGGGGATGATGTTCATGGAGGACTGGGCCGAGGTGTCCTGCCGGATCGCCGCCCTCTACACCGGCCAGGATCCGAACGACCCGGACGACTTCGACGAGATCGAGGAAGTCCTCGTCCAGCAGCGGGACCTGAACGTCACCTACTGGAACGAGTTCTCCTCGGCGATGGAGATGTTCGTCAACGAGGAGATCGTCGTCGGACCGCTCCGGGACGGCCGGACGTGGATGGCGCGATTCCTCAACGACGCCCCGATCAACTACGCGGTTCCGGACGAGGGAATGATGTACACCTACGACAACTTCGTCATCCCCGAGGGGGCCCCCAACCCGCGAGCGGCCGCCGCCTGGATCGACCACGGCGGGCAGGTCTCCTCGAGGGTCCAGCTGTTCGCCGAGATGGGGTACGTGCCGCCGATCGAAAACCTCGAAACGGAGCTGACGGAGGTCGTCTCCGAGGAGGAAGCGGCGTTCGCGGATTGGCTCGACCCCGACGAACTCATCTTCATCGAGCCCCTCGAGGAGGAGGTCCTCGATCGGTACGACGAGATCTGGACGACGGTCGTCGCCGGCTAA
- a CDS encoding CaiB/BaiF CoA transferase family protein, with amino-acid sequence MVGEARESETQEGPLEGVTVVDASQVLVGPFCTMQLADLGADVIKVERPGVGDQTRGWYPPQFGAGDDGVSAYYASVNRNKRSITLNLKRDRGRDVLRSLIADADVFVENFRVGTLEEWGLGYEDLSADNPDLVYCALSGYGEWGPYAEKPAYDLIMQAESGLMSITGPEDGPPVRVGVAVADIGAGMYATQAILAALFRRAFADAGGQKIDVSLFDGQVAWMSYMASSYFATGESPGRMGSRHPTIVPYQAFPTADGYVVVAAASEKLWSNLCDALERPDLLEDDRFTTNADRVDNREALEAILEAEFAAYETAAITDLLDAADVPARAINDMEAVFDHPQTDARGMRVSVDHPSVGPIEMAGSPMHFSASATEIDRHPPDLGEHTAAVLAELGYDDDEIDALEADGVV; translated from the coding sequence ATGGTCGGAGAAGCACGCGAGTCGGAAACGCAGGAGGGGCCGCTCGAGGGCGTCACCGTCGTCGACGCCTCGCAGGTCCTCGTCGGGCCGTTCTGTACGATGCAGCTGGCGGACCTCGGCGCGGACGTGATCAAAGTCGAGCGGCCGGGCGTCGGCGATCAGACCCGCGGCTGGTATCCCCCGCAGTTCGGCGCGGGCGACGACGGCGTGAGCGCCTACTACGCCAGCGTCAACCGCAACAAGCGCTCGATCACGCTCAACCTCAAGCGCGACCGGGGACGGGACGTCCTTCGGTCGCTGATCGCGGACGCCGACGTCTTCGTCGAGAACTTCCGGGTGGGCACGCTCGAGGAGTGGGGACTCGGCTACGAGGACCTCAGCGCGGACAATCCGGACCTCGTCTACTGCGCGCTGTCGGGCTACGGTGAGTGGGGGCCGTACGCCGAGAAACCGGCCTACGACCTGATCATGCAGGCCGAAAGCGGCCTGATGAGTATCACCGGCCCCGAGGACGGCCCGCCGGTTCGTGTCGGCGTCGCCGTCGCCGACATCGGCGCGGGGATGTACGCTACCCAGGCGATCCTGGCCGCGCTCTTTCGCCGGGCGTTCGCCGATGCGGGCGGCCAGAAGATCGACGTCAGCCTCTTCGACGGACAGGTCGCCTGGATGTCGTACATGGCCAGTAGCTACTTCGCGACGGGGGAGTCCCCGGGCCGGATGGGCAGCAGACACCCTACGATCGTTCCCTACCAGGCGTTTCCGACGGCGGACGGCTACGTCGTCGTCGCCGCGGCCTCCGAGAAGCTCTGGTCGAACCTGTGTGATGCCCTCGAGCGCCCCGACCTCCTCGAGGACGATCGGTTCACGACCAACGCCGACCGGGTCGACAACCGCGAGGCCCTCGAGGCGATCCTCGAGGCGGAGTTCGCCGCCTACGAAACCGCAGCGATCACCGACCTGCTCGACGCCGCGGACGTCCCCGCTCGAGCGATAAACGACATGGAGGCGGTCTTCGACCACCCGCAGACCGACGCTCGGGGGATGCGCGTGAGCGTCGACCACCCGTCGGTCGGCCCGATCGAGATGGCGGGCAGTCCGATGCACTTCTCGGCGTCCGCGACCGAGATCGACCGGCACCCCCCGGATCTGGGCGAACACACGGCGGCCGTCCTCGCCGAACTCGGGTACGACGACGACGAGATCGACGCGCTCGAGGCCGACGGCGTCGTCTGA
- a CDS encoding thiamine pyrophosphate-binding protein, which yields MPATGADLFADALETYGVTHVFGNPGTTEIPLLEALGESDLEYVMALHEDIAVGMAGGYASTRRYHAHGDPEVCPLGVANLHIAPGTAHGLGNLYAAHIGGAPLLVTAGNHATEQQHEEPLLHGDLQQLTREFTKWTAEVQDVKALPTMLRRAVRVALTPPTGPVFLSLPIDVMTAETDLEPEPLGRVPSGGAGDQVAIERAADALEAAEEPVMVVGDGIARSGPAAVEATVELAETTGARVHGEILLAEVPFPMGHPQYVSHLPESVDAVQALLETDTVVFVGCSTNVAMMPHEDPLVDPSTTTIHIGDDPWELGKNEPADVSVIGDPGEIVAGVRRQLEADAITPDLEAHEPVREWVNEEVLVSETDAGDGRSKVDLIETLAETIPGARVVDESVTTRYALLSRWPLEHGQYVGNKSGGLGYGLPAAVGAAVAEGEASSSRPVVGLVGDGSYLYYPHTLYTASRYDIDLTVVVSNNYTYRILKENTVALLGGSIEDYLFPGMTFDPPVDFALNARSHGATAQQVGPDDDLVAALESATDHAGPVVLDVTVQD from the coding sequence ATGCCAGCAACTGGTGCGGATCTCTTTGCCGACGCGCTCGAGACCTACGGCGTGACGCACGTGTTCGGAAACCCGGGGACGACCGAGATACCGCTGCTCGAGGCGCTCGGCGAGTCGGATCTGGAGTACGTGATGGCGCTTCACGAGGACATCGCGGTCGGGATGGCCGGCGGCTACGCCAGCACCCGCCGGTATCACGCCCACGGCGACCCGGAGGTCTGCCCGCTCGGCGTCGCCAACCTCCACATCGCGCCGGGAACGGCCCACGGGCTCGGAAACCTCTACGCCGCACACATCGGCGGCGCGCCGCTGCTCGTCACCGCCGGAAACCACGCGACGGAGCAACAACACGAGGAGCCGCTCCTCCACGGCGACCTCCAGCAGCTGACCAGGGAATTCACGAAGTGGACCGCCGAGGTACAGGACGTGAAGGCGCTCCCGACGATGCTTCGGCGGGCGGTACGGGTCGCGCTCACCCCGCCGACGGGGCCGGTGTTTCTCAGCCTGCCGATCGACGTGATGACCGCCGAGACCGACCTGGAGCCCGAACCGCTCGGTCGCGTTCCCTCCGGTGGCGCCGGCGACCAGGTCGCTATCGAACGGGCGGCCGACGCGCTCGAGGCGGCCGAGGAGCCGGTGATGGTCGTCGGGGACGGGATCGCCCGCAGCGGGCCGGCGGCCGTCGAGGCGACAGTCGAACTGGCCGAGACGACCGGTGCCCGCGTTCACGGCGAGATCCTGCTGGCCGAGGTGCCGTTCCCGATGGGTCACCCGCAGTACGTCTCTCACCTCCCGGAGTCGGTCGACGCGGTACAGGCCTTGCTCGAGACCGACACCGTCGTCTTCGTCGGCTGTTCGACCAACGTCGCGATGATGCCTCACGAGGACCCGCTCGTGGACCCGTCGACGACGACGATTCACATCGGCGACGATCCCTGGGAGCTCGGCAAGAACGAACCGGCCGACGTGAGCGTGATCGGAGATCCCGGCGAGATCGTCGCCGGCGTTCGACGGCAGCTCGAGGCGGATGCGATAACGCCCGACCTCGAGGCGCACGAGCCGGTTCGAGAGTGGGTGAACGAGGAGGTGCTCGTCTCGGAGACCGACGCCGGGGACGGTCGCTCGAAGGTCGATCTGATCGAGACGCTGGCCGAGACGATTCCCGGTGCTCGCGTCGTCGACGAGAGCGTCACCACCCGCTACGCGCTGCTCTCGCGGTGGCCACTCGAACACGGCCAGTACGTCGGCAACAAGTCGGGCGGGCTCGGCTACGGCCTTCCCGCCGCGGTCGGCGCCGCCGTCGCCGAGGGGGAAGCGTCGTCGTCCCGTCCGGTGGTCGGCCTCGTGGGAGACGGATCGTACCTATACTATCCGCACACGCTGTACACGGCCTCGCGCTACGACATCGACCTGACCGTCGTCGTCTCGAACAACTACACCTACCGGATCCTCAAGGAGAACACGGTCGCGCTCCTCGGGGGGAGCATCGAGGACTACCTGTTCCCGGGAATGACGTTCGATCCCCCGGTCGACTTCGCGCTCAACGCCCGGAGCCACGGTGCGACGGCCCAGCAGGTCGGCCCCGACGACGATCTCGTCGCCGCGCTCGAGTCGGCGACCGATCACGCGGGACCCGTCGTCCTCGACGTCACCGTCCAGGATTGA
- a CDS encoding ABC transporter permease encodes MTTSSPPASGVRGRSRQLVQNLLAQLRDRPRLRTLILAGIPALTLLLFFVFPLLFMVWLSVLDGMPPASFTLDNYVTLVTTDLYLRVVWRTTVLTVQTTAIVVVFGYTLAYSMARFSKRTTLLLLLVILPFWTNYIVRMYALINIFSRDGMIDWVQLALGLAQEPSGIMYTHTAVLLGLTYVWLPLATLPFYASLANMDDNLIEAAKDLGAGPIETFFTVTLPMTKNGVIGGVVLVSIPTFGAFVTPTLLGGTDQLMIGMVIENQFTESFNWPFGSALSVLVSLFVVLMLLIGVKLGAGDVVTRQGDSR; translated from the coding sequence ATGACCACTTCCTCACCGCCGGCCTCGGGTGTCCGCGGCCGTTCCCGCCAGCTCGTGCAAAACCTCCTCGCACAGCTTCGCGACAGGCCGCGGCTTCGGACGCTGATACTGGCGGGTATCCCCGCGCTGACGCTCCTGCTGTTTTTCGTCTTCCCGCTGCTGTTCATGGTCTGGCTCTCGGTGCTGGACGGGATGCCGCCGGCGTCGTTCACGCTCGATAACTACGTGACCCTCGTCACGACCGATCTCTATCTGCGGGTCGTCTGGCGCACGACGGTGCTGACGGTCCAGACGACGGCGATCGTCGTCGTGTTCGGGTACACGCTCGCGTACAGCATGGCGAGGTTCTCGAAGCGGACGACGCTCCTGTTGTTGCTCGTCATCCTCCCGTTCTGGACGAACTACATCGTCAGGATGTACGCGCTGATCAACATCTTCAGCCGGGACGGCATGATCGACTGGGTGCAACTCGCCCTCGGTCTGGCACAGGAGCCGAGCGGGATCATGTACACGCACACCGCGGTTCTGCTGGGGCTTACCTACGTGTGGCTCCCGCTAGCGACGCTGCCGTTCTACGCGTCGCTCGCGAACATGGACGACAACCTGATCGAAGCCGCCAAGGACCTCGGAGCGGGCCCGATCGAGACGTTCTTCACCGTCACGCTGCCGATGACGAAAAACGGCGTGATCGGCGGCGTCGTTCTCGTTTCGATCCCGACGTTCGGTGCGTTCGTGACGCCGACGCTGCTCGGGGGGACCGATCAGTTGATGATCGGGATGGTCATCGAGAACCAGTTCACCGAGTCGTTCAACTGGCCGTTCGGATCGGCGCTCAGCGTCCTCGTATCGCTGTTCGTCGTCCTGATGTTGCTGATCGGCGTCAAACTCGGCGCCGGCGACGTCGTTACGCGACAGGGTGATTCCCGATGA
- a CDS encoding M20 family metallopeptidase, translating into MGVAPEYEDDQREFVEELIRFESTSGNEQPAQTWFRDRLEELGFETYTWEADAARLATLEPFPDADEIDAADRPSVGGVLEFGDPEAGPTLVLNGHVDVVPVDRPAWESDPFEPTWNGDSLAARGAADMKSQLAMLVFAARALHDEARTDLDGRIVVESVTGEEEGGIGAPMAALENPYPFDRDAALVAEPTEFEVVVATAGVFIAELEISGRSAHAASRWNGESVLPHFEAVCQAFRSLEAERHDRLDHPLYDYPVNCPVNVGTVDAGTWASSVPSRLLAEVRVGYLPDESAADVEAAFRERLEEVTADSEWLRAHPPRFERRGIHFEPSAIDPGEPIVETLRGTLRDAGRGETDPIGQTYCADSRFYIDAGIPSVVFGPGSIEQAHFPNEMIHWPDVLAGTELVAETARRYLESGGG; encoded by the coding sequence ATGGGAGTTGCGCCCGAATACGAGGACGACCAGCGCGAGTTCGTCGAGGAACTCATACGGTTCGAGTCGACCAGCGGGAACGAACAGCCGGCCCAGACGTGGTTTCGAGACCGACTCGAGGAACTGGGGTTCGAGACCTACACCTGGGAGGCGGACGCGGCGCGGCTGGCGACCCTCGAGCCGTTCCCCGACGCGGACGAGATCGACGCGGCGGACCGCCCGAGCGTCGGCGGCGTCCTCGAATTCGGCGATCCGGAGGCGGGTCCGACCCTCGTTCTGAACGGGCACGTCGACGTCGTTCCCGTCGACCGTCCCGCCTGGGAGTCGGACCCGTTCGAACCGACCTGGAACGGCGACTCGCTCGCCGCCCGCGGCGCAGCGGACATGAAGAGCCAGCTCGCGATGCTCGTCTTCGCCGCCCGCGCCCTCCACGACGAGGCACGGACGGACCTCGACGGCCGAATCGTCGTCGAGAGCGTCACTGGCGAGGAGGAGGGCGGCATCGGCGCACCGATGGCCGCCCTCGAGAACCCCTATCCGTTCGACCGCGACGCCGCGCTGGTCGCCGAACCGACCGAGTTCGAGGTCGTCGTCGCGACCGCGGGAGTGTTCATCGCCGAACTGGAGATTTCGGGGCGCTCGGCCCACGCCGCGAGTCGCTGGAACGGCGAGTCGGTGCTCCCGCACTTCGAGGCGGTGTGTCAGGCGTTCCGATCGCTCGAGGCCGAGCGCCACGACCGCCTCGATCACCCGCTGTACGACTATCCGGTGAACTGCCCCGTCAACGTCGGCACGGTCGACGCCGGAACGTGGGCCTCGAGCGTGCCCTCTCGTCTCCTCGCTGAGGTTCGCGTCGGCTACCTGCCCGACGAGTCCGCGGCGGACGTCGAGGCGGCCTTCCGGGAACGGCTCGAGGAAGTCACTGCGGACAGCGAGTGGCTGCGCGCACACCCGCCGCGGTTCGAGCGCCGCGGCATCCACTTCGAGCCCTCGGCGATCGACCCCGGCGAACCGATCGTCGAGACTCTCCGGGGGACGCTCCGCGACGCCGGCCGCGGTGAGACGGACCCGATCGGACAGACGTACTGCGCCGATTCGCGGTTCTACATCGACGCCGGGATACCGAGCGTCGTCTTCGGACCCGGGAGCATCGAGCAGGCGCACTTCCCGAACGAGATGATCCACTGGCCCGACGTACTGGCGGGGACGGAACTCGTCGCCGAAACCGCGCGCCGATACCTCGAGTCCGGGGGCGGATAA
- a CDS encoding Lrp/AsnC family transcriptional regulator → MNADIDERDVEILLAIATEQSPSTETIHEATGIPKSTVHYRLNSLREDGVIANDLFELDLEQVGLEITIISEVWAEFDQGYHDRVGRTLSEIEGVNQVYFTMGDTDFVVIARLSSRDTVVDLVEEYESVDEITRTSSKFVITAIKDQTPIGLLADYEKETLLEAHGIEADVSAE, encoded by the coding sequence ATGAACGCTGATATCGATGAGCGAGACGTCGAGATCCTGCTCGCGATCGCCACCGAACAGTCACCGAGCACCGAGACGATCCACGAGGCGACCGGTATCCCCAAGTCGACGGTCCACTACCGTCTCAACTCCCTCAGGGAGGACGGCGTCATCGCGAACGACCTGTTCGAACTCGACCTCGAGCAGGTCGGACTCGAGATCACGATCATCTCGGAGGTCTGGGCCGAGTTCGACCAGGGGTACCACGACCGCGTCGGGCGGACGCTGAGCGAGATCGAGGGAGTCAACCAGGTCTACTTCACGATGGGCGATACTGATTTCGTCGTCATCGCGCGGCTGTCCTCCCGGGACACCGTCGTCGACCTCGTCGAGGAGTACGAGTCGGTCGACGAGATCACGCGGACGAGTTCGAAGTTCGTCATCACGGCGATCAAAGACCAGACGCCGATCGGCCTGCTGGCCGATTACGAGAAGGAAACCTTACTCGAGGCACACGGCATCGAAGCCGACGTCTCGGCCGAGTGA
- a CDS encoding aspartate aminotransferase family protein: MATGPAIEDLHFAEEPDVDRVPGPNSEALLERQRAVDSNAVAYPRRVPIALEEAKGATVRDADGNTFLDFFAGIGVLNVGHSNPYVLEGVHEQLDRYTHTIDFPTEARLDLIEKLDAIAPGDLSGNSRVIFGGPSGSDAIEGSIKLAKHNTGRHGLLAFEGSYHGTTAGALSLTAGKKYKEGYGPLLPDAVHVPYPAPSNDVDTDRALDAVQRKFENPYGGHQSPAGIWVEPIQGEGGVVVPPADFLQGLRDIADDNDALLIVDEIQTGLGRTGEWFASDHFDVTPDAITMAKALGGTGLPIGAMLYRDELDTWGPGGHVGTFRGNVPAMVGGLRAIEYIEENDLLAHARRLGEEIRGRLEEAAADVEEISDVRGEGLFVGVEFVDDDGPAKDLVQDIQRRCYENGVLVWSAGRYGNVLRLIPPLVLTDRQAEVGMDVICSAIESAVDGDR, encoded by the coding sequence ATGGCAACCGGACCTGCAATCGAAGACCTGCACTTCGCCGAAGAGCCGGACGTGGACCGCGTTCCGGGGCCGAACTCGGAGGCCTTACTCGAGCGCCAGCGGGCGGTCGACAGCAACGCGGTCGCGTACCCGCGCCGCGTCCCGATCGCCCTCGAGGAAGCGAAGGGGGCGACCGTTCGCGACGCCGACGGGAACACCTTTCTCGACTTCTTCGCGGGGATCGGCGTGCTGAACGTCGGCCACTCGAACCCGTACGTCCTCGAGGGCGTCCACGAACAACTCGACCGCTACACCCACACGATCGACTTCCCGACGGAGGCGCGCCTCGACCTGATCGAGAAACTCGACGCCATCGCACCCGGCGACCTCAGCGGCAACAGTCGAGTGATCTTCGGCGGGCCGAGCGGCAGCGACGCCATCGAGGGGTCGATCAAACTCGCAAAGCACAACACGGGCCGACACGGCCTCCTCGCCTTCGAGGGATCGTATCACGGGACGACCGCCGGGGCGCTCAGCCTCACCGCCGGCAAGAAGTACAAGGAGGGATACGGACCGCTGCTCCCGGACGCGGTTCACGTCCCGTACCCGGCCCCGTCGAACGACGTCGACACCGACCGGGCGCTCGACGCGGTCCAGCGGAAGTTCGAGAACCCCTACGGGGGCCACCAGTCGCCGGCCGGTATCTGGGTCGAACCGATCCAGGGCGAAGGTGGCGTGGTCGTCCCGCCGGCGGACTTCCTGCAGGGCCTGCGCGACATCGCCGACGACAACGACGCGCTCCTGATCGTCGACGAGATTCAGACCGGGCTCGGTCGAACCGGCGAGTGGTTCGCCTCCGATCACTTCGACGTCACGCCCGACGCGATCACGATGGCGAAAGCCCTCGGCGGCACCGGCCTGCCGATCGGCGCGATGCTGTACCGCGACGAACTCGACACGTGGGGGCCGGGCGGACACGTCGGCACGTTCCGCGGCAACGTCCCGGCGATGGTCGGCGGCCTCCGGGCGATCGAGTACATCGAGGAGAACGACCTCCTCGCTCACGCCCGCCGACTCGGCGAGGAGATCCGTGGCCGCCTCGAGGAGGCCGCCGCCGACGTCGAGGAGATTAGCGACGTTCGCGGCGAGGGCCTGTTCGTCGGCGTGGAGTTCGTCGACGACGACGGCCCGGCGAAGGATCTCGTCCAGGATATCCAGCGGCGATGCTACGAGAACGGCGTCCTCGTCTGGAGCGCGGGCCGTTACGGGAACGTCCTGCGGCTGATCCCGCCGCTCGTCCTTACCGACCGCCAGGCCGAGGTGGGCATGGACGTGATCTGTTCGGCGATCGAAAGCGCCGTCGACGGGGACCGATGA
- a CDS encoding ABC transporter ATP-binding protein, which yields MSVLHVENVRKEYGEVLAVENASFAVEDGEFVSILGPSGSGKSTMLRMISGFETPTSGEIRINGENVVGVPSFERDTNMVFQNLALFPHLTVAENIAFGLKRRGVDKQDRAKRVEEILEVVELAGYGDREIDQLSGGEQQRIALARAVVNEPSIILLDEPLASLDRKLRQHMKFELQRIQEETGITFLYVTHDQEVAMSISDRMVVLNEGQIEQKGTVKDIYERPATRFVAQFMGDVNVVSGTVASRTNGTVELDVGGSSLDVPATALETEIDAGDTLDLGIRPTHIDLEAPSANGNLTGTVENRLYSGDTTVYTVDVDGTVFNVETTNGEFDVDDSVALVWEPERTFMFKNGANVAYEG from the coding sequence ATGTCCGTTTTACACGTCGAAAACGTTCGGAAGGAGTACGGAGAGGTACTGGCAGTGGAGAACGCCTCGTTCGCGGTCGAAGACGGCGAGTTCGTCTCGATACTGGGGCCGAGCGGCTCCGGAAAGTCGACGATGCTCCGGATGATCTCCGGGTTCGAAACGCCGACCAGCGGCGAGATTCGTATCAACGGAGAGAACGTCGTCGGCGTCCCGTCGTTCGAGCGGGACACCAACATGGTGTTCCAGAACCTCGCGCTGTTCCCGCACCTGACCGTCGCCGAGAACATCGCCTTCGGACTCAAGCGCCGCGGCGTCGACAAGCAGGACCGAGCGAAGCGCGTCGAGGAGATCCTCGAGGTCGTCGAACTCGCCGGCTACGGTGACCGGGAGATCGACCAGCTCAGCGGCGGCGAACAGCAGCGGATCGCGCTCGCTCGAGCGGTCGTCAACGAGCCGTCGATCATCCTCCTCGACGAGCCGCTGGCCTCGCTGGACCGCAAACTCCGCCAGCACATGAAGTTCGAACTCCAGCGGATCCAGGAGGAGACCGGGATCACCTTCCTCTACGTCACCCACGACCAGGAGGTCGCGATGTCGATCTCCGACCGGATGGTCGTCCTCAACGAGGGCCAGATAGAACAGAAGGGGACGGTGAAGGACATCTACGAGCGGCCGGCGACCCGCTTCGTCGCGCAGTTCATGGGCGACGTCAACGTCGTCTCGGGGACGGTCGCCAGCCGCACCAACGGAACCGTCGAACTCGACGTCGGCGGCTCGTCGCTCGACGTCCCCGCCACCGCACTCGAGACCGAGATCGACGCCGGCGACACGCTCGACCTCGGTATCAGGCCGACGCACATCGACCTCGAGGCGCCGTCGGCGAACGGAAACCTCACCGGAACGGTCGAGAACCGGCTGTACTCCGGCGATACGACGGTGTACACCGTCGACGTCGACGGAACGGTGTTCAACGTCGAAACGACGAACGGCGAGTTCGACGTCGACGATAGCGTCGCCCTCGTCTGGGAGCCCGAACGGACGTTCATGTTCAAAAACGGAGCCAACGTCGCGTACGAGGGATGA
- a CDS encoding acyl-CoA dehydrogenase family protein, with the protein MSLDYVSLEGDLEEEERLIRDTAREFVDERVRPDIGDHYENGTFPTELIPEMGEMGFYAPNLEGYGSPGVSETAYGLLMQELEACDSGLRSMASVQGALVMYPIHAYGSEDQKEEWLPKLGEGEAVGCFGLTEPQHGSNPSGMETHAERDADGFVLNGSKTWITNSPISDVAVVWARDRSADDNPVRGFLVETDRDGVSTNKITEKLSLRASITGEIGLNDVRIPEENVLPGVEGMKGPLSCLTQARYGIAWGAVGAARDCFEEARQYAKDREQFGGPIGRFQLQQDKLAEMATQITLAQLLAYRLAELKERGDLRPQHVSMAKRNNVRMARDQSRVAREMLGGNGITTDYSPMRHMANMETVYTYEGTHDIHTLVLGHDLTGIPAYD; encoded by the coding sequence ATGAGCCTCGATTACGTCTCGCTCGAGGGCGACCTCGAGGAAGAAGAGCGGCTGATCCGGGATACGGCTCGCGAGTTCGTCGACGAACGGGTGCGCCCCGATATCGGCGACCACTACGAGAACGGCACCTTCCCCACCGAGCTGATCCCCGAGATGGGCGAGATGGGATTTTACGCGCCGAACCTCGAGGGCTACGGCTCGCCGGGCGTCTCCGAGACCGCCTACGGGTTGTTGATGCAGGAACTCGAGGCCTGCGACTCGGGACTGAGATCAATGGCCTCCGTGCAGGGCGCGCTGGTCATGTACCCGATCCACGCCTACGGTAGCGAGGACCAGAAAGAAGAGTGGCTCCCCAAGCTGGGGGAGGGCGAGGCCGTGGGCTGCTTCGGCCTCACGGAGCCCCAGCACGGTTCGAACCCCTCGGGGATGGAAACGCACGCCGAGCGCGACGCGGATGGCTTCGTGCTCAACGGCTCGAAGACCTGGATCACCAACTCCCCCATCTCCGATGTGGCCGTCGTCTGGGCCAGAGATCGCTCCGCCGACGATAACCCGGTTCGAGGCTTCCTCGTCGAGACCGACCGCGACGGCGTTTCGACGAACAAGATCACCGAGAAGCTCTCGCTTCGCGCCTCGATCACCGGCGAGATCGGCCTCAACGACGTGCGGATTCCAGAAGAGAATGTGCTGCCGGGCGTCGAGGGGATGAAGGGGCCGCTCTCCTGTTTAACGCAGGCCCGGTACGGCATCGCCTGGGGTGCGGTGGGCGCGGCTCGAGACTGCTTCGAGGAGGCCCGCCAGTACGCCAAAGACCGAGAGCAGTTCGGCGGGCCGATCGGCCGGTTCCAGCTCCAGCAGGACAAACTCGCGGAGATGGCGACCCAGATCACCCTCGCACAGCTGCTGGCGTACCGCCTCGCGGAACTCAAAGAGCGCGGCGACCTCCGGCCCCAGCACGTCTCGATGGCCAAACGCAACAACGTCCGGATGGCTCGCGACCAGTCGCGCGTCGCCCGCGAGATGCTCGGCGGCAACGGCATCACGACGGATTACTCGCCGATGCGCCACATGGCCAACATGGAGACCGTCTACACCTACGAGGGCACCCACGACATCCACACCCTCGTCCTCGGTCACGACCTCACCGGCATCCCGGCGTATGACTAA